From the Ctenopharyngodon idella isolate HZGC_01 chromosome 3, HZGC01, whole genome shotgun sequence genome, one window contains:
- the tefb gene encoding TEF transcription factor, PAR bZIP family member b isoform X2, with translation MPGQASVTVAIGPQKSSAFVLKKIMNIPPPNILADQDDDIEKEKQGSTGDGTSGGSGASEGVSASLTPTIWNKTIPYDGETFHLEYMDLDEFLLENGIPVTLEEELSKGLVAERRGGDTQDSSVTSDEPAAVPQMPEEEQTEGDENEEDSLSVSDAAEQEVSDETTADSKPDRVTPTPIDPEEIEVNIAFQPDPTDLVLSSIPGGELFNPRKHRFSEDELKPQPMIKKAKKVYVPEEAKDDKYWSRRKKNNVAAKRSRDARRLKENQIAVRASFLERENAALRQEVAELRKDCGRCKKIMSLYEAKYGAL, from the exons ATGCCCGGACAGGCGTCGGTAACTGTGGCCATCGGTCCTCAGAAATCATCCgcttttgttttaaagaagatcATGAATATTCCGCCTCCAAACATACTGGCGGATCAAGACGACG ATATCGAGAAGGAGAAACAGGGTTCAACTGGCGATGGGACATCCGGCGGCAGCGGTGCTTCGGAGGGGGTCTCCGCCTCTCTCACGCCCACCATTTGGAACAAGACCATCCCGTACGACGGTGAGACCTTCCACCTGGAGTACATGGACCTGGACGAGTTCCTGTTGGAGAACGGGATTCCCGTCACGCTGGAGGAGGAGCTGAGCAAGGGTCTGGTGGCAGAGCGCCGAGGCGGAGATACGCAGGATTCCTCTGTGACCTCGGACGAGCCAGCAGCCGTCCCACAGATGCCCGAGGAGGAGCAGACGGAGGGCGACGAGAACGAGGAGGATTCGCTCTCTGTGAGTGATGCAGCGGAACAGGAAGTGAGCGATGAGACGACAGCAG ACTCCAAACCCGACCGTGTGACGCCCACCCCGATCGACCCGGAGGAGATCGAGGTGAACATCGCGTTCCAGCCGGACCCGACGGATCTGGTCCTGTCCAGCATTCCCGGAGGAGAGCTCTTCAATCCACGGAAACATCGCTTCTCCGAGGATGAGCTCAAACCACAGCCCATGATCAAGAAAGCCAAGAAAGTGTATGTTCCCGAAGAGGCGAAG GATGATAAATACTGGTCACGGAGGAAGAAGAACAATGTGGCGGCGAAGCGCTCGCGGGACGCCCGGCGCCTGAAGGAGAACCAGATCGCCGTCCGCGCCTCCTTCCTGGAGCGGGAGAACGCCGCGCTGCGACAGGAAGTGGCCGAGCTGCGGAAAGACTGCGGCCGCTGCAAGAAGATCATGTCGCTGTACGAGGCCAAATACGGCGCGCTGTGA
- the tefb gene encoding TEF transcription factor, PAR bZIP family member b isoform X3: MSNMSDFTPNEIQQVFKTYLENPLLSIYNDSDIEKEKQGSTGDGTSGGSGASEGVSASLTPTIWNKTIPYDGETFHLEYMDLDEFLLENGIPVTLEEELSKGLVAERRGGDTQDSSVTSDEPAAVPQMPEEEQTEGDENEEDSLSVSDAAEQEVSDETTADSKPDRVTPTPIDPEEIEVNIAFQPDPTDLVLSSIPGGELFNPRKHRFSEDELKPQPMIKKAKKVYVPEEAKDDKYWSRRKKNNVAAKRSRDARRLKENQIAVRASFLERENAALRQEVAELRKDCGRCKKIMSLYEAKYGAL, from the exons ATGTCTAACATGAGTGATTTTACACCGAATGAAATCCAACAAGTTTTCAAAACTTACCTGGAAAATCCCCTCTTGTCCATCTATAATGACAGTG ATATCGAGAAGGAGAAACAGGGTTCAACTGGCGATGGGACATCCGGCGGCAGCGGTGCTTCGGAGGGGGTCTCCGCCTCTCTCACGCCCACCATTTGGAACAAGACCATCCCGTACGACGGTGAGACCTTCCACCTGGAGTACATGGACCTGGACGAGTTCCTGTTGGAGAACGGGATTCCCGTCACGCTGGAGGAGGAGCTGAGCAAGGGTCTGGTGGCAGAGCGCCGAGGCGGAGATACGCAGGATTCCTCTGTGACCTCGGACGAGCCAGCAGCCGTCCCACAGATGCCCGAGGAGGAGCAGACGGAGGGCGACGAGAACGAGGAGGATTCGCTCTCTGTGAGTGATGCAGCGGAACAGGAAGTGAGCGATGAGACGACAGCAG ACTCCAAACCCGACCGTGTGACGCCCACCCCGATCGACCCGGAGGAGATCGAGGTGAACATCGCGTTCCAGCCGGACCCGACGGATCTGGTCCTGTCCAGCATTCCCGGAGGAGAGCTCTTCAATCCACGGAAACATCGCTTCTCCGAGGATGAGCTCAAACCACAGCCCATGATCAAGAAAGCCAAGAAAGTGTATGTTCCCGAAGAGGCGAAG GATGATAAATACTGGTCACGGAGGAAGAAGAACAATGTGGCGGCGAAGCGCTCGCGGGACGCCCGGCGCCTGAAGGAGAACCAGATCGCCGTCCGCGCCTCCTTCCTGGAGCGGGAGAACGCCGCGCTGCGACAGGAAGTGGCCGAGCTGCGGAAAGACTGCGGCCGCTGCAAGAAGATCATGTCGCTGTACGAGGCCAAATACGGCGCGCTGTGA
- the tefb gene encoding TEF transcription factor, PAR bZIP family member b isoform X1, with amino-acid sequence MKSNKFSKLTWKIPSCPSIMTVGNIELIMPGQASVTVAIGPQKSSAFVLKKIMNIPPPNILADQDDDIEKEKQGSTGDGTSGGSGASEGVSASLTPTIWNKTIPYDGETFHLEYMDLDEFLLENGIPVTLEEELSKGLVAERRGGDTQDSSVTSDEPAAVPQMPEEEQTEGDENEEDSLSVSDAAEQEVSDETTADSKPDRVTPTPIDPEEIEVNIAFQPDPTDLVLSSIPGGELFNPRKHRFSEDELKPQPMIKKAKKVYVPEEAKDDKYWSRRKKNNVAAKRSRDARRLKENQIAVRASFLERENAALRQEVAELRKDCGRCKKIMSLYEAKYGAL; translated from the exons ATGAAATCCAACAAGTTTTCAAAACTTACCTGGAAAATCCCCTCTTGTCCATCTATAATGACAGTG GGTAATATTGAACTAATCATGCCCGGACAGGCGTCGGTAACTGTGGCCATCGGTCCTCAGAAATCATCCgcttttgttttaaagaagatcATGAATATTCCGCCTCCAAACATACTGGCGGATCAAGACGACG ATATCGAGAAGGAGAAACAGGGTTCAACTGGCGATGGGACATCCGGCGGCAGCGGTGCTTCGGAGGGGGTCTCCGCCTCTCTCACGCCCACCATTTGGAACAAGACCATCCCGTACGACGGTGAGACCTTCCACCTGGAGTACATGGACCTGGACGAGTTCCTGTTGGAGAACGGGATTCCCGTCACGCTGGAGGAGGAGCTGAGCAAGGGTCTGGTGGCAGAGCGCCGAGGCGGAGATACGCAGGATTCCTCTGTGACCTCGGACGAGCCAGCAGCCGTCCCACAGATGCCCGAGGAGGAGCAGACGGAGGGCGACGAGAACGAGGAGGATTCGCTCTCTGTGAGTGATGCAGCGGAACAGGAAGTGAGCGATGAGACGACAGCAG ACTCCAAACCCGACCGTGTGACGCCCACCCCGATCGACCCGGAGGAGATCGAGGTGAACATCGCGTTCCAGCCGGACCCGACGGATCTGGTCCTGTCCAGCATTCCCGGAGGAGAGCTCTTCAATCCACGGAAACATCGCTTCTCCGAGGATGAGCTCAAACCACAGCCCATGATCAAGAAAGCCAAGAAAGTGTATGTTCCCGAAGAGGCGAAG GATGATAAATACTGGTCACGGAGGAAGAAGAACAATGTGGCGGCGAAGCGCTCGCGGGACGCCCGGCGCCTGAAGGAGAACCAGATCGCCGTCCGCGCCTCCTTCCTGGAGCGGGAGAACGCCGCGCTGCGACAGGAAGTGGCCGAGCTGCGGAAAGACTGCGGCCGCTGCAAGAAGATCATGTCGCTGTACGAGGCCAAATACGGCGCGCTGTGA